AAGTTAGCATTATGGAAATGCTCAAATTCTGGTTATAAAGTattcaacatctactgcagtTAAATTAGGTTATCTGTTAATTACTTTGAGTTGTGGGCTTGATATTTGGACTGAGCCATCCAAGACTCCATTCACAGTAGTTACATCTCCACTCTCAGAAATGTGCTGCAGGCTCGGGATCAATCTTTATTTCTCATTTGCTGCGTCTCGTCCATTTGTGTACTTTTATATGCTGTGATGTTGCTACAGTGAGATGGTGGTAGCTATATCTCATGTGTAGAGACCATGAAAATGTAGATGATAGTTTCAACCTAACGCAACTCAAAGCTTCACAATCATCAACATCCTTTTCAAAGTTCCAATACAAGTTTTCTGTACTTATTGACTCTGTTTTATCATTGTTCCAGCATCCAAAATGTCTGATGTGTATTTTCTCTGTTCTGTCTTAGAATTAGGAATCAACTTTGACCACATCTGGCAGAAGACTTTGACGGTGCTCCATCCGATGAAGGTAGCAGACGGCAGCATCATGAATGAGACAGACCTGGCTGGCCCAATGGTCTTCTGTTTGGCATTCGGAGCTACACTCCTCCTGGTAAATCACTCTTCTACAACTTGTACTACAAACAATATATATCTGTACAGCTGTCATCATGTAGGTGTGTATCCAAATCTGATGATGtgtatgtcttttttcttcttttttttactttcacagTCAGGTAAGATCCAGTTTGGCTATGTGTACGGTATCAGTGCCATTGGCTGCCTCGGCATGTACTGCCTTCTCAACCTAATGAGTATGACAGGCGTCTCCTTCGGCTGTGTGGCAAGCGTGCTTGGATACTGTCTCCTCCCCATGATCCTCCTATCCAGCTTTGGAGTCCTCCTCTCTTTACAGTGAGTACACAGGAAAACAGTGTAGTTCATGGatgttaatttaatgtttataaaCTATCAAGATAGGGTTTTATCATATTGGTATAGTGAGACCTCTAAATGACACTTGGTTGCTTAAAAACAGCTAAACTTATATTTTCccattattttaacttttgtttggTGTTAAATCAGAGCTTCACAAATAGctgtacattttaaaagctataaaaacattgcttttctacattaaactgttaaaatactCAAACTTAACCTCCTGCTTTCTTCTCGTCTGCTTTAGGGGCATGTTGGGAATTATACTAACAGCATCAATCATTGGCTGGTGCAGTTTCTCAGCCTCAAAGATCTTCATCTCAGCGTTGGCCATGGATGGGCAGCAGCTGTTGGTTGCTTACCCCTGCGCTCTCCTATACGGGGTCTTTGCACTCATCTCTGTCTTCTAGAGAAATCATTGCATAACAGTTTAAAATAACTGCTCCGCGGTTTCTGTAATTTCAGTCTAATTAGTGTCGGTATAACTAGTGTCATTATTGGCTAATTAAACtattattacagaaaaaaatgggaGCTCCAGTCTAAAATGGTCTAAAAGTTTTTCCTTTCATAAGCCTTCACTTCTCACCACATTCCGACTTCACCATCTGCAGGCTGGAGCGTCTCACTCAGGTCTTCTCACCACCTTCGCTCCCTTCATGCATCTTAAAGGAGAGGACTGTCAAATAAACCTGGTGAAAAAAATAACTCTTGTGGACCATGTCGAGCCTTTAAACAGCTTAGTACAGTCCTATGATTTTAAGGACATGAAGGGGACAGAAACAAGCAAGTAGTTCACCCAGTGGAAGGGGAGGAGACAATGTAATTTGGACACAAATGGGAACATGATCTCAGTTTCCAGGAGGGACTGATATGTAAACCTTCAGCAAACGTGCAACCTAATTTGGAGCCACATGTAATGATTTTTGCAAAAACTTTCATGAGCCATTTCAGGCCCCCTGGCATAGATTATACAACTGCAAGACTAAGGGAAACACCAACTTTCCTTCCGCACAAGACTACAGTAGCTCATACTACTTCTTCACCcagaaaggatgaaagaaaactTGAAGGGGGCCCTCCTTCTTACTATCTTTTCTCCAGGACTGAGGAGCCATCAATGCCACCATTTGCTTATCActgtaaaaacagcagcacCGCTTTATCTCCCTcgtgtattgttttattttattctcttgAGATTCATATGAATTTTGATGCCTTTcaataagacaaaaatacagtttgcaCAAAagcttttatctctttttcaaAACCAAACGAATTTGATTAGAAATTGACAATTGATATTTTTTGAGATACTTTATGTGTCTAGGTTACAGGCATGTTTCAGTAACAAAAGGGATGCTTTAGTTTGCGTCCTTTACATTtcttaaatctttattttgagTCCACTCACTTTGTATGCTTTGATGTGTCATCTGTTCATGTCTTCTCATGCACATTAAAGTTGTCTTTGAAGGTTATCGGCTTTGTGATATTAAACAGTACATCTTAGGGTCGAGCACAAGTGGTGTAATCTTTATTAAAGAGAAGCTGAAACGGGTTTTATTTGGCTTTTTGACTTATGGATGTTTGAAAAAAGGCTAGCATACACTGGGAGAAGTGTGTGCGTGATACAGGAGGACAATTTTCCACGAAATTgagcagagtttttttttccacagttgGTCAGTAGACCTGTACGCTTTGATCCCCACCATTGTCATTTTGAATATCATGTAGATCTTGAAGATCCTCCCAGCTTAGAAAAGGTTTTTCATTTCCAGTCATCACCTGTAAGTACTGGTAGAGGCTTTCTAAGATTCTAGTGTTCAGGGTAGATTGGTTATTGGGCTTTGGCTGTTAGTGACATGTGGTGCTTGTTTGTTAGTAAAATATCACATTCTTTACAGTCTGGGACACAATACAGGAGCTGTATATGCCCAACCCTGCATACAAACTACTGTAACTTGACGACATATGTATAATGGTGTAATTATGATACAACACAGTTACATGAAAGTCCTTCCAGAGTGATTCACTTAACTTTTGGCATTTAAATGTGACACCAGAGGGTCAGTTTTTAAACCAAATCCATGAAGCAAACTTAGTGATATGACTGAAAATCATCAGTCAAGTTTCTGCTGAGATCAATGTTGTACATTTATCTACTGCTGTCATTTTGATCTACCAAACGGTTATTTGTGTATGTTGAGATCTGTGTGTCTAAACCAATTAGTAGAAGAGACCACAAGCTCTCATCTTGTTCATGAACTGGGGTGTTGAGGAGACTGATCGTTTTACATTAGAACTACATTGAATTCCTGGTATGAGGTAAactatttaaaatgcaaaatttCATATAATCTAAAGAGAAGGTTGAtgagaataaatatgaaatgtatgGTTAGAacacaattttccattttttcttctcctttctggGTTTTCTTTGTACTAacatgcacaaaacacacacacaggggggcCCCTTAAATGGATGACAACCCACttagaaaaaatgaataattcaaaaatgaaaatggagtGCTTTTTCCATTCCTACAAACTGAACATCAAGGAGATACTTTGCATTTCAAGCAAACCCAACAGGAGCAGTCTGCACTTTCAGGCTGGTCCTTCATACGGTCAAGTGTTTATACGTATATACATCTTATGTAGGTAAAATCCATTTTGTATATCAAtttaaatagaaagaaaaatcaacGTGTTTattagtgtcattttttaaGGATACGAGTGTCCAGTGTCACACTTTAATAGGGgtttatttgtttctctctaaataaaacattgcttGTATATGTTATGAATTGctttttcatctcattttatGTGCACACACTGTGGCAAGTGTTTTGAGTACTTTAAATTATTCTGCCATTCTCCGTCTTTTCAGCTCTTGGGATCAGAAAAAGGTTTAAGACATTCTGGATAGGATGGAAGTGAGCAGGATGTTGACATTCATGAACCTTTCGTGTGTGTTCAGTATCTGGTTTTAGCCAGTTTGCAGAACTTGTTCGGTTTGAATATCTTACATCTGGATTCACTCAGGGACATCTCATATTTTCACATGTTCCCTCTCGGGCATGGAGAAGAAATTAATTCCAAAATTTCATGATCTTCATTTCAACAAGTCCTTATTTAATCCTCATCATTTAACAACTCTGGGGTTTCTGCTTTTCATTGAATTCAACATTTAAGATGCATTTCCTATAGGAATTCCTGTGATAATGTTGAGGGAAGGAAGACTTAAAGGAAGATTTAAAAATCATTTGTTTGAGCAACCTTTTTTTTAGAGActgttttaatatcattttaggATTTTTAGTATGACAAAAGGACACATTTTAGATGAAAACAAGTTGCATATTAACAGAATCTTACATACCAGGCAAGGAGCAGCTTctcacatgacaaaaaaaagaaaaagacaatctACTCTCTACTCATTTACCTTGTACATTGCATTTGATTGCTTCTCAGATAGTACCACATACAAGCAGCAAATTCATTTGACAAACATCAACTGAGTAAACACAGATTGTAATCTGAAAAATGAGAGTGGGTACAACGTGAACTGAGTAATAAATATCCTATCATTGACTTATTCTATTGCCATAGAAAATTTAGTGACACAGTAACTGGACGTTTGGACAGTTGATTCAAACAATTTCATAGCTAACATGCATGTTTTCAGTCAAGTTCTTGATGCATTCAAAAATATACTGAACTATTTTTGAAAACTGATTTAGCCTATGCGCATACCATATTACAAAAATCCTTGTGCACAGAGAAGTTTAGTGCTTCATCTGTGAGCAAAAAAGTCCAAGTTAAAGGCTGAGGGTAGTGGCCTGAAAATATGATGGTTAGTAGATAACACTTATTACTCATGTACTCACGTATTGctctattttattgttttatgggGCCAATATGGTTTCAGAATTTGCTGAATGTACTAGGCTttaaaagcagctgcagcagaacaTGTTGTTCACAATATTTTGACAATGTCACCATTAAAACTGTTGGGTTATTTATGTTCTGTTGAGCTGGATTTAGTGGAGGGTGGCAATATGTGTCTTTCATTTATGATAGGTGATGAGTCAGATTCAGCAGTTGTGTTCATAACACAGATTCAAAAAAGCAGAGGTGGATGCAATAATAGAAGCCTGAAGTGCTGTTCATTCCTTTTGCCATGTGGAGTATTTACTATACCTAAAGTTTGCAAACTTAATTGGAGCCAGATGGctgttaaaacaacaaaatcagcACCAATACAAGTAAAAGAGAAGAGTTTTGTCTTCCTGTTTTTCCATCACCCCATGAAACATTTATACAGATGCCCCACTAGATGACAGTGTTGAGTTACGTACCGTCTGTCCTGGCAATGGCTGACATTTCCCCTGGACTGCATCCCAACCTCTTTTTCAAAACTTCCTTATAGTCATCATCTGGGAAATTTATAGCTCACCGTGGACCAGATCAGCATCTGCAAGGATCAGCCTAATCCACCCTGCTCAGCACTCAGACTCTTTTATTGGTTATTTGTTTACTCATTTGTTTGGTTGGCTTTTTGTTTGGTTGCTTAGTGTGTAGGGTAACTGTTCATCTTACATAACATAGTTTAACATGCCATTTATTTGAGTGCCTCTACTGCCCTGAATACACTTACTGTACTATTTTAAAATGGGTGGGCCCCTAAGAAATCCCCAACAGTCCCTAATTTTGTCCATGTGAACACCTTTTGCAAGACCATTACTGTTACTAAATGAACATTTAAGTGAGATGAGTGGAAACAAATTGCAATGAAAGAACCATTGTTGTTGATTAGTATAAAAGACCTGGAAAGAAAGTGATATTGATATCAGTCTTTGCTGGAGTACACTGTATATAATTCCTCACATCAGTAATGCCCCACCTGCTATCATTGTTCCTCACTACTaacaactacattatattttttttaaatcatcatcattacctGCAAGCTGTCTTAAAGAAAGAGCAGACTAGTTGACTGGTCTGCTCATCTCTGGGGAATGAGGGCCACCGTACCATTATGTTATCTAATGGGAGATAATCTCACCTCCATCTGGCCAGCCTGAGCCACAGTCTGTTCTGCCCAGCAAGCTCGCCCAGCTGAATGGTGAGTTGCAGCTAATGCTGAAACCAGCTCCAGTTAGAAAGAATTACATTGAGTGAGACAAGATGTAGTGATTGAGGCAGAGAGAAGGGTAACAGACGGTAGTTGTACTACAcaccaaacaacagacagaaatatgaaatgtctcttttagtGAGCTTTCAACAACCTAGTGGACAATATGTTAAGACTTGTTCTTAGTTATGAAATAGCATAAAATTCTATTTGCACAATTACTGTGTCAGAAAATATATTCTACGATGAGTCATACATTTGCCATGAGCAGGTGAAAGGGCTGAAGGACATTAGAAACTCACATTCAGTGCACAGTGCCTAATAACTTTGGGTTACCAGGGTAACCCTGGTTCTCTGAAAACCAATTGAGGTACCTCACTTTAGGCAGCATCAATCATGGAAGCTCCAATATCACCACATTTGTTGGGAGACAGACCAATCATCTTGATTTGCACAGGCCAGCCCATCTCCCTAGCACCTGTGGCATTGCAACCATTATTCTGAAGCATATTTCTTCCACGTAACCAACATATGCAAGCAGGGCAGTGTTGTGAGATACCTCACTTGGTTATCAGACAACTGGGGTTACTCTGATAACCTAAAGTTCTCTTTCAAACCTCACTCTGTATCTCACTATGGGAGATGAGGCCCACTCCCAAATTGTATACTCCAAAGCTCATAACACCTTGACCGTTGAAGGGTTCACACCACATGGGCTAGCACACAGTCAACATGAACGCAAACTCAGGACCGAGTGCGCCAGTGAAGGTGCCTTCAAGTCCAGGTAGAAAACCCATTAAAGTGTGTTTAGGGATTTTTGTGATTGACAGATGTCAATCACAGAAATTCCCCTGAACAGGGCTAAAGAGGTGGCCATACTCCCGTTGGAATGGGCCGAAGGCTTTGAGGGTGCTGCAGGCCAGAACCCTCTTAGAGCAGAATTATAGCCTCCACCACCGAATTGGACAGGCGCTGACAAGTCAGACCCTAACtagtctaaccctaaccattcCCTCTGTGAGAAGGGGCCCAATATACAAAAAGCTGGTTATTCTTAATTCCTTAGTTCTGTCCAAATAGATGCCTATGGTTTTTACAGTAAAGAGTGAATTAAGCCACCTCTTTCTGCAAAAGGTAGTGGGTGAAAGGCAAGCCGCTCCAGCATGGAGCAGCTATAGGTAGACTCAGTATCACAGTATTCAGTACCAGAGCAATGAGGCTGAGCAGAGAGAATGGATCGGCCATGGATGAGTCAGTATATCCGTTCCTTGCCATGCGCCTCTGTTTCTTGTTTCAATGCAAAAGGATCTATGGACGCTCGGCCAAGTCTATTCCACACCAGGCAAAGTACTTTGGGGTTGAACCTCCACTTACCATAAAAATAATCTCTCTAGAGAGCAAATTTACCCCACTGTACAATACACTAGGGATGCATGTCGTGCGTCATGACAGCTGGTGCTCACCACTACACATTATCAGACTCTCAGAAAATTCCTCAGGAGTGGCAAAAAATGTTTGAGAACCAGGAAAACTGCCAACAACTCCAAGTTATTTATATAAATCCTGCATGAGTTGGTGATGGTGGGCAATATGTTGTCTTGTGGGGAAGGCAGAGATCTTCTTCAGCTTGCTAGCCTGCTGCATAGAGGTAACAGCCTCCCCAAAAAAGGGGGTAGGGGAAGACTGCGCCTCTCCACCAATGGAGCTGCTGGGTTGCGACCCAGGGAGAAGGGAGAAGAATGGCATCTTCATTATTCTCATCACTGAGGATTTCCAAGTCATCCTCTCCACAACCACAATCATCTGTTTAGGGTCATTATTTGGTCATTATGGAGGCCTTTGCTTACTAGCCAAGCAGTGGAATACTTGGATGCATGTGATGGAGCATTGTCTTGCATAAATATCATGGTCTTCTTGAATACCAATGACTTCTCCCTGTACCACTGCTTGAAGAAAGTACCTTCTAGGCACTGGCAGCAAGTTTGGGAGTTGATTTTCAGCCCATCTTCAACCTGAAAAGGTCCAACTAGCTTATCCTTAATGATAGCAGCTTATACTCATACTCCTCCTCCACCTTGCTGATGCCTGACTCAAAGTAATTCCCTGTGTTCACTAGTGATCCAGCCCCAGGCTTATCTGTCTGGTCCATCTTTTCGTTCGGTCACTTTCATTTGATCTGtcatcaagaaaagaaaatctgttttcagGAATTTCATTGCCCAATCTTCATGTTTCAACTCTCAGTGGTGGTCGTGTTTCAGCCTTCTTTGCCTTGACCAATGTCTCTGAGAATTTGACACCTTGACACTCAAGTTGCACCTCTGAAATTATGGTGACACTGAAGGATAATAGCTTTCTAGCTTCCCGTTTAATTCTTCGTAAGTCATTTGTAGTTAATTTGCAACTTTCCTTCTCCACATGttttttgggttagggttagggttagtcatGTCGATGTCTTCATGTAGTCGACAAATTTGCTGTCGATTCATACCATCTGGGGCCTGTCCATCAGAAAGTCAAGTATCAAGCTGCAGATGGAGGTCTCCAGTCCAAGATCAGCAAGCATAGATATGAGTTCTGAGGGATTGATAGTATTGAATGCTGAACTGTTATCAATGAAGAGTATTTTCACAGAGTGTCACCAAGGCAATGGCATCATCCATGGCCCTGTTTGGTCTGTTAGCAAACTGAAGAGGGTCCAAGTTGTCAGAAAGGGAAGAGCAGCAGTCAGTTGAATAATGGCCTCATTTTTCCCTTTGTAGTCTGTGATGGAGTGTAATCCACTCCACATGAATCTGGAATCTGAGCTGTAGTGGTTAGACTCCATGTTGTCCCTTTTGGTAATCGTGGCATCCCTGATGGACTTCAGGAGGTCATAACTGCTTTGTAggtttttcctgtttcagtttctGTCTAAATGCCTTCCCAAAAGCAGGGCAGTGGAGAGATTTATATCAGTCTTTGAATGGGGTGTAACAGTGATCCATGGTCTGCCCTTGCCTGGTGGGAAAAGTGATATGTCAATAGTATTTTGGGAGAACCTTTATGTTCGGCTCTCCTTCCAGTCCATTTACAATCCTGCAGGGCTAAGGATTTTTCAGTCTGTTACGGATGTAAACAGCTATGAAGAGGACTGAGCTGAACTCTCTGGGAACTGGCTTTGTTTATCAACAACACTGCTAGGCTCAGTGAACTGTAGCTGGGAAGCAACACTGTCAGGTAGCAAAGccttgtggttttgttttgaaGTGTGTGGTGGTTGACAAAAGCAGTTAGCCATCTCAACCCCCCCAAAAATCAAAGGTACTGTAGACAGAAAGAGCAATTGCTGGCATGGTTAGGCAGCTAGCCACTGGCCAACCAGGTGGGTAACAAAGCTGGAGAGCGAATACAGTGGaggaaataattatttgatCCCCTGCTGATTTTGTAAGTTTACCCCCTTACAAAGACATGAACAGTCCATAATTTTTATGGTAGGTTTATtttaacagagagagacagtatatcaacaaaaaatacaggggaaaaaaatcaaataaaggttataaattaatttgtatttgattgaGGGAAATAAGTATTTGATCCCCAAGTAAAACATGACTAGTACTTGGTGGAGAAACCCTTGTTGGCAAGCACAGAGGTCAGACGTTTCTTGTAGTTGGTCACCAGGTTTTCACACATCTCAGGAttttggtccactcctctttaCAGATATTCTCCAAATCCTGAAGGTTTCGAGGCTGTCGCTTAGCAACTCGAAGTTTCAGCTCCCTCCACAGATTTTTTATGGGATTATGGTCCGGAGACTGGCTAGGCCACTGGAGAATCTTAATGTGCTTCTTCTTGGGCCACTCCTTT
This Scomber scombrus chromosome 14, fScoSco1.1, whole genome shotgun sequence DNA region includes the following protein-coding sequences:
- the yipf5 gene encoding protein YIPF5, with product MSGFDSFNTDFYQSSYSVDDQNQAGYGYSNSNTDNVQNKQYGQYDYSQPMGYTAPGMMQPQQPYTGQIFQPTQTYTPSPSQSMYGSSFDDEPPLLEELGINFDHIWQKTLTVLHPMKVADGSIMNETDLAGPMVFCLAFGATLLLSGKIQFGYVYGISAIGCLGMYCLLNLMSMTGVSFGCVASVLGYCLLPMILLSSFGVLLSLQGMLGIILTASIIGWCSFSASKIFISALAMDGQQLLVAYPCALLYGVFALISVF